In Lathyrus oleraceus cultivar Zhongwan6 chromosome 2, CAAS_Psat_ZW6_1.0, whole genome shotgun sequence, the DNA window tctacattggtaagacttcagacaaccaataatcaagcaaaatagttgagaaatgagagagaattgaagaagagaagtttgagaaaaatcaCCTTTGGGTAGCTTCAATttagcttgatcttgcttctaatttgccttggctcgaccctagaagcttgcaggaagtgaaatggatcaatgagaggcttggattcttggagtttcaatctcaaaacagaaggagaattgaaactcgatttcaagtgaaatctgcaagtttatcctttaatggaggctAGGGATGCAAgggttcaaagcttgggcaagcaGGGATCTTCTTTCTGATCATAATGGTCATGTATATATAGCATAGCAAGTTGCTTTTCGCTCACATTGAATTTTTGCCAATTTTAGCAactttggtgcatggatgcatggacAATGATTTGGGCCCAATTCATGATGTGATCTCACTCCAATTCATGCATAATGGATTCTGAAACAAtaacatggaagcatgcaaaaggaaatggtcaattgaattcaaatctctccaaaacaaacctatgaaaggaaccatgcgtaagtccctcaaatcttgtccaaatgaagtgatcttggactttttggaaaggtggcatcaaggggaacaacttttatgttgaacacttttccatttggagcttggatcataatgcattttgaggtgtaagtttgagaaatcaaacatatttgaaatttttctaagtaccaagtcaaatgaccacttcttccaccttgaataacttttgctatgagcttcaaatggaaaatgttccttcatcaaagttgtatctctttcataCCTATTCAATTTAGTAACAAATTTgatatcatttggatttggcatgagggagttatgcattttagaagttgaggaaaattgcttgttcaatgatgatggcctaaaatgacctataatgtttcctcttggcacatgcccttgcaagttgaatttgaagtttctcaaagaaccaaagttggataagacatatTTAAATTTATAATGAAACTTGGATTGCattcatctcataaaaaatgagcaagttatggtccttggaagttgtcctcctaactagggcacagacaaaatgacctataatctttcaccataaaaaatgactttacaagcaaaactagattttgatgtcaacatgaaagttatttggaatttcataaagagtaatgtttctcttgtaatcattttcatatgacaaacattgtaggagatagagtctagggaaccccggttttgactagttgactttctctagtcaatctctttgaaccaacttgcaaacttgaagttatcttgatctttgggactcatggaggatcatatatgcataatatgatttaatatgaagtataccttgaaatacTTGACTAATTGTTAAAGAAAtttattgaggaagtcacacaagatacccagatgaattagggcttccaaggcaaacaagcttcaaacttttgatgaattcttgatcaaaatgataaatgaagaacatggggatccatatatgatgtttagaaccaattTGAACCATCCCTTGATTGATatccttgcactgagggtctcaaaccctagttgtgagcttgatagggtATAGGTGGAAgcatacactacctacaaaagaaacaaagttatacattgacgtaattttggtattttggttagtaaacaaagaaaataaaggtatgatacaatcaaatgtgcttgttgatctatcccaattcaaacccaatgaatgaggggtaaggagggttccaaggtgtgatcccaaagccaatgtaattgatgagatatcatgagggatcttagggtcaaaattggggccttacagctgcccctatttaaggacattctagatgaggatgtgaaggttaaaatattcgcatcaactcagtagaatggacttaaataacaacatctagaaatAAAATTTGCATGTATCCCTCTCCCCGCTTTCTAGCTTATGACACAatgcacacacaaggctttctcttgggatACCTTACAACGAGCCCCTTTATTTCTTGCACAAGTCCCTTGTATTTTTCATGTATCCCTCTCCCCGCTTTGATGTACTTTTTTACTCGCTTTTCTTTGTCTTGTTATTGCTTGCTAGCTAACATTAGACCATAGGATCATTCACCATTTCATAATCAATgaacaaacccttgatccaacgtcaagcggtattttctcaaatcaaattcaaaaacatAATAAAATGAGATTAGGATTGTatgtcacgagccttaagtggtaaagaagggatgagaatGGAGCTTTCATACACTCGTTCTGAGAAATTTGAACATAAGACGTTTGGCTTGGTAGTTCGAAatattcacctttatccatagtctttagtgcaatccgaagTCAAAACATTCTTTTCAAAACCTAAAAATAACATCAACTCGTCAAACCTTTTATTTGAGCCTTAGGGCATCACTTCGAAAACCTTTTTCAAGgtataaaatcaacaaaaacaaacaaacattttgtacccacgaactacggggctctgatttctcacttcaacaagtgggcatacgtaggcacgaggatccaAATCCTTGGAGAGCACACTAATTAAAAATCCATATTCACTCTGTAAACCTTTAGCAAGTAAGCATTAAGATAACGACACTCATTCGAGCATAGACATACTAGATGGTTCCCATGGGataccatggatgtgagggatgctaatattttgcccttgcataaccgacttctgaacctgttcgtggtttcgatgaccattcttttggggttttctcgatattttccctttcctttggaataaataaaaccgatagcgactctgtatttttcgtgTAGCGACAACTATGCTGAGATCGACGATGAAGATGAAATGTTATTAATGGTGCAGGCTGATATCAAGGAAGGAAAAAGGGAAGGGATCTGGTTTTTTGATTTCGGATGTTCATACCACATGTCAGGAAACAAATAGTGGTTCACACAACTTGATGAAACATTGAAGCATTCTGTAAAAGTTGGAAATGATTCCAAGCTAATGGTGATGGGGAAAGGAAGAGTCAAGCTAGAAGTTGGAGGCCAAACTCGTACTGTAAGTGATGTTTTCTATGTACCTGAATTACATAATAACCTGTTATGTATAGGTCAATTATAAGAGTGAGGCATCACCATTATCATCAAATATATAGTTTGCAAGTTGTATCATCTGATCCATGGTGTTATAATGGATAACATAATGACAACAAATAAAATGTTTGTTGTTATTGCTAACATTTTCATAAAATCACCTTCCTGCTTCAACATACAAATTGAAGAGTCAAGTGAAATTTGGCACAGAAGATATGGTCACCTGAGCAATAAAAATCTAATGTTGCTTCATAGTAAAGGGATGGTTCGAGGGCTTCCAGACATTAAAATTCCAATAAAAAGGTGTACAAAATGCTTGTTGGGAAAACAACAAAGATAAGTTATATCAAAGAAGAGCAATTGGAGAGCCACAAAGAAGTTGCAGCTCACACACTCCGACATATATGGTCATATTTTGCTTGCTTCATAAAGTAAAAAGAGGTACATATTAACATTCACAAATTATTATAGACGAAAACTGTGGGTTTATCTTCTAAATGGGAAAAGTGAAGCTTTTGTGactttcaaaattttcaaaataatgGTGGAGAAAGAGTGTGGTTTATTAATGTGCAGCTTAAGAACAGATAGAGGAGGAGAATTCAACTCTAAAGAATTCTCAGAATTTTATAAAACACATGGCATAAGAAGATAACTCACTACAGCACATACGCCTCAGCAAAACGGAGTTGCGGAGCGTAAAAACCGTACTATCCTCAATATGGTGAGATGCTTGCTTGAAGAGAAAAAGATGCCCAAAATGCTTTGGCCAGATGCTGTGAAGTGGACGTGTCATGTTCTCAATTGGAGTCCAACTGCTTCTTTAAAGAACAAAACTCCAAAAGAATGTTGGAGTGATATAAAACCGAATGTTGAATATTTCAAAGTGTTTAGGTGTATTAGAAATGTGCACATACCAGATGCAAGGAGATTAAAATTAGATGCAAAAAGCCAAAAATAGGTTCTGATTGGCTACAGTGAGGAGTCCAAAGGTTACAAAATGATCAATCCTTTTATAAAAAAATCACTATCAATAGAGATGTGATTTTTGAAGAAAATGTAAGGATGGGATTGGGAGAGCATAAAAGAAGAAACAAGGGATATACTTGATTGGGGTGAAGCTTATGAGGAAAccttcaatcaagatgaagaaaGTGAATAAGGGGATGAAGAACATTTAGATGAAGGTGGTATAGTATATGAGAATATCACCTCTACTGATGCAACAACCTCCTCAAGTTCAGATATAACACATAGAAATACCACTTCTTGTGTTGGTGCAGTAACCTCACTTGTACGAGAACGAAAGGCTCCAACATATATTTATATATGATTACACAAGTGGAGAAGAAATCTCCGAAGATGAGGTACAAAATTTTTCTTTACATATATTCTTTGATCCTTTGTTTTATGGACAAACAGTGAAATCAAAAAAATGGAGGGAAGCAATGGACCTTGAGATCAAGGCAATAGAGAAGAATTGTACCTAGAAGCTCGTAAAGGCTCATGTGGGAGAAAAAGTAATAGGAGTAAAATGGGTGTATCGAACTAAATTGAACAAAAATGGAGAGATTGACAAATGTAAGGCGCGGTTGGTGGCCAAATGGTATGCGCAAGAAAAGGGGATTGGTTACAATGAAGTatttgcacctgtagcaagatGGGACACTATCAGAATGATGGTCGCATTGGCAGCAAGAAATGGATGGAAGTTGTTTCAATTTGATGTTAAAAGTGCCTTCATGCACGAGAAACTCACTGAAGATGTTTATGTTGCTCAACCACAAGGTTTTGAGGTGAAAGGAGTGGAGAACAAGGTGTACAAACTAAACAAAGCTCTTTACAACTTGAAACAAGCCCCGAGAGCATTGTTTAGTAAGAATGAAGGTTATTTCATCAAATAGGGGTTCGAAAGGAACTGCGATGATCACACTTTATTTGTAAAGAAACGTGAACACAACAAAATTCTAATTGTAAGTCTCTATGTTAAAGATTTTATTTTTACAAGTAACGATTTATTCATGATGCAAGATTTTAGAAGCTCAATGCAAACCGAGTTTGAGATGACTGGTCTTGGAGAGATGAAATACTTTTTTGGGGTGGATTTGCATCAAGGTGTCAATGGCATCTACGTTAGCCAAAAATAATATGCGGGTGAAATACATGAGAAATTCGGGTTGAGCAACTGTAATGGAGTAAGAAATCCTATAGTTCCTGAAAATAAGCTGTCAAAAGAGGAGAACGGAGTAAAAGCAAATGAAACCTTGTTCAAACAGATTGTGGGAAGTTTAATGTACATGAAAGTAATTAGGCCAAATATAATGCATAATGTTTTATCATAAGTAGATTCATGTCTAATCCAATGGAAACACACATGCTAGCAGCTAAGCGAATACCGAGATACATTCAAGCTACTATTGACTTTGGTATTTTTTATAAAAGGGGGATGGAGAAGCGAGCTAATGACATACACGGATAATGACTAGGCTAGTGATTTGGACGATAGAAAGAGCACTTCAGGCTATGTATTCAAGCTAAGTGGTGGAGTTGTGGCTTGGGCATCTAAAAAGCAACATGTAGTAGCTTTATCATCTACCGAAGCCGAGTATGTTATTGCTGCCTCTTGTGCTTGTCAAAGCATCTAGATGCAACGAATTTTGAAGAAGAATAAAGATACTCAAACTGATTCTATTAAAATTCGTTGCGACATATTTCCACCATCAAGCTTACGAAAAATTCAATTTTTTATGGGAGAAGTAAACACGTTGATGTGAGATATTATTTTTTAAGAAATCTTACAAGTGATGTATCAATTGATATTGAATATTGTGGCACAAACGAGCAAGTAGGGAATATCATGACTAAACTATTGAAGCTTGACCAATTTGAGAAACTCTAAGAAGCTTTTGGTGTTAGAAGTAGTTTGGGTATAACCTAATATGCAACACACATGTTTAGTTTAGGGGAGAGATTTGTTAAGAGTTACATGTTTTAGAAATAGTTTTTTTAGTTGCTAATAAAGTTCCTAAATGTTAGGAGTGGAAGTTTGTTTAAGTTTGAATTAGTCTTTTATTGTAATCCAGTCCTTTCTAATTATATGGAGAAGTTAGTTTTTTTCTTATACTTTCTATTATTTGTAAGACTATTTAAAACCACAAATATCTTTTATATGTAAATAGTTTATTCTGTTCAATAGTTATCATTCTACCCTTGAAAAGAAGATGCGGCATATTAAGAAGAAAAGGTAGTATGGTCTTTTCTAAAACACATTATTTTCTTAAACATTTTAATAATTATTACAAATTACTAAGTAAAAAAATGAAAATACACTAATATTTAAAACAATTTTGAATTGAAACAAATTAAGAATCTCCCATTTCATTGCATCCACCTAAATTTGatagaaaaatgaaaataaaaaattagatAAAACAAACAAACTTAATTTCATTATATTTCATTAATTATTTACAAATCCAAACCATAAAATTTCAATTAATTACCCTTATATGATAGAATCTCAAGATTAAAGCAAGCATATCCTCATAGTTCTGTGCTGTATATACTCTGTTTCTCAATgtttttcaaattcaaattcccAACACATTGATTCAATCCATTTCACATCAATTTTCACATCAATATCAATACTATCATATCTCACACAATTAAAAATCTTCCAATCCAATATTTTTCTATTTTCGCCTCTTCCTTCTACTAAAAAAACCACTAACCCTGTTTCTGTCTCTTTCTCAGTAACCTTTCTCATCTATTTTTTTTTTTGTCTCCTTCCCTCTCACtttctcttcaattatttatCTCACGTTTCCACTAAACCCTCAATTCTTGGCCACCACGTTAACCCAATTCCCAAGAAATTCCCATTTTTCCATTGACTCCATAAACTTTTGACTTCATTACAGTACAACTTTTTCATCCTTTATAACCTCAAAAATCTCATCTTTTATGATATCCGACTGCACCCTTTTCATCATAGAATCTCAGTAACGAAAAAAAAACCGATTTTTAACCATGTTGTTTTCTTTGTCTTCTTCCACTTCACTCATGAACCTTGCTACTGATTTTGATTTTCTTCTCAAACCCATTTTCCTTCATGGGTTGTCTAGTGTTCTTCATATACTGTTGCTAGTAGGGGTTTTGGTTTCATGGGTTTGGAAAAGGGTTGTAGCTGGTGTTGGGAGTGTTGGGAATGAGACTAAGGAGAAGAAACCAAATAGTAGTTTGTTTAAAGTGACAAAGTTTTGTTCTGTTGGTTTTTCTTCTTTCAATTTTGTTCTTTTTCTTGTTAATTATTTCTACTGGTATACTAGTGGTTGGTCAGAAGAAAAGCTTATTACCCTTATTGATTTAGCTTTGAAAACAGTTGCTTGGtgtgttgtttgtgtttgcttTCATAAAGGGTTCTTATTTTTCTTCAGTTCAAGTCAGAGAAAAAGTAGGTTTCCAGTTTTCTTCAGAGCTTGGTGTGTCTTCTATCTCTTTGTTTCATGTTATTGCTTTGTGGTTGACATTGTTGTTTTGTATGAAAATCGCGTTGAGTTAACTGTTCCATGCATTGTTTCTGATGTGGTTTCGGTTTGTGTTGGGTTGTTCTTTTATTATATCGGGTTTTGTGTGAAAAATGAGAGTGGAGAAGAAGGTGATAGAACTCTTCAAGAACCTCTTTTGAATAGTGATCCACATATTGGTAATGGTAATGGTGATGTCTTGGAGTTAAAAGAGACTAAAGGGGGTGACACTCTTACCCCTTATTCAAATGCTGGAATTTTGAGCCTGCTCACTTTCACATGGGTGGGTCCATTGATAGCATTCGGCAATAAGAAAATCTTAGACCTTGAGGATATTCCTCAGCTAGATAGTGGAGATAGTGTGGTTGGAGCTTTTCCAACTTTTTGTGAAAAACTTGAAGCTGATTGTGGTGAAGTCAATAGAGTAACCTCGCTTAAGTTGGTTAAGTCATTAATAATCTCAGGGTGGAAAGAGATTCTTTTCACTGCTTTTCTTGCACTTTTAAACACTCTTGCTAGTTATGTCGGCCCTTATCTTATCGATTCTCTTGTTCAATATCTTGATGGAAAAAGGCTTTATGAGAATCAAGGCTACGTGTTGGTTTCTGCATTTTTCCTTGCAAAGGTTGTAGAATGCTTTACACAAAGGCATTGGTTCTTTAGGTTGCAGCAACTCGGACTTCGTATCCGAGGACTGCTCGTGACGATGATATATAAAAAAACGTTAACACTTTCGTGTCAATCAAGGCAATGTCACACTTCTGGAGAAATAATCAATTTCATGACAGTTGATGCTGAAAGAGTTGGTATATTCAGTTGGTACATGCATGATATGTGGTTAGTAGTTTTGCAAGTCACATTGGCGTTGTTGATTTTGTATAAAAACCTTGGACTTGCTTCAGTTGCTGCTTTTGTTACAACCATCATTGTTATGTTGGCAAATGTTCCGTTAGGATCGTTACAAGAGAAGTTTCAAAAAAAATTGATGGAGTCGAAGGATACAAGAATGAAGACGACGTCTGAAATTTTAAGGAACATGAGGATCCTTAAACTGCAAGGATGGGAAATGAAGTTTCTATCTAAAATAACCGAGCTCAGAGATACGGAACAAGGCTGGTTGAAAAAATTTCTTTATACTTCAGCCATAACTACATTTGTCTTTTGGGGTGCACCTACATTAGTATCCGTGGTTACTTTCGGTACTTGTATGCTTATAGGGGTCCCACTTGAATCCGGGAAGATTCTGTCAGCACTTGCAACAATCAGGATTCTTCAAGAGCCTATTTATAATCTTCCAGATTTAATTTCAATGATAGCACAAACTAAAGTTTCTGTTGATAGGATCGCGTCGTTCCTTCGTCTCGAAGACTTGCAGTCTGATGTTGTAGAAAGGCTTCCTCGGGGTAGTTCTGATACGGCAATTGAAGTGGACGATGGGAATTTTTCATGGGATTTATCTTTGCCTAATCCAACTTTACAGAACTTAAATCTCAAAGTTTTTCATGGTATGAAGGTTGCGGTTTGTGGTACTGTTGGATCAGGCAAATCTACTTTACTCTCTTGTCTACTCGGAGAAGTTCCAAAGATATCGGGTACCATTAAGGTTTGTGGAACAAAGGCCTATGTTGCTCAATCGCCGTGGATTCAAAGTGGTAAGATAGAGGATAATATATTGTTTGGTGAACAAATGGTTAGGGAAAGGTACGAGAAGGTACTTGAAGCGTGTTCCTTGAAGAAGGATTTGGAAATCTTGTCATTTGGTGATCAAACGGTTATAGGCGAACGTGGGATAAATTTGAGTGGTGGACAGAAACAAAGAATACAAATTGCTCGCGCTCTTTACCAAGATGCTGATATCTATCTATTTGATGATCCTTTTAGTGCTGTGGATGCTCATACAGGATCTCACCTTTTCAAGGTAATTTATTTTCTGTGTTTTGTTTATCACGTGCGATATAAAAAACTGgctattttatttcttttgtcCATGCATATTACAAAATAGTTATCAGTATCTTATGATACATGTGAGTCGCATCTTGATTCTATGCTTAATGTGTGGCAGGAATGCTTGCTGGGTGTTTTAAGTTCGAAAACAGTTGTTTATGTTACTCATCAAGTGGAGTTCTTACCAACTGCCGATCTTATATTGGTGAGTATTTATCATAATTGTATTATCATTTATTTAAAGGAAGGATTTCTTTTAACCTTTTTTTGGCCGTTGTCGTATAAAGGTCATGAAAGATGGAAAAATAACTCAGAGTGGAAAGTATGCTGATTTGCTTCACATTGGAACCGATTTTATGGAACTTGTTGGTGCACATAGAGAAGCTTTGTCTACACTTGAATCATTGGGTGAGGGAAAAACATCTAATGAAATAAGTAAGTTAGAACCAGAAGTAAATATCTCCGGCACCGGCACTCACGAAGAGGTAAACAAAAATGAGCAAAATGGTAAAGCAGATGATGATACAGGCGAACCGAAAGGCCAACTTGTTCAAGATGAAGAAAGAGTGAAAGGGAAAGTTGGGCTTTCAGTTTATTGGAAGTATATCACAACTGCATATGGAGGAGCTCTCGCACCGTTCATAATATTGGCTCAGATTTTGTTTCAAACTCTTCAAATTGGAAGCAACTATTGGATGGCTTGGGCAACTCCAATCTCAGCAGATGTAGAGCCACCTGTTAAAGGAACAACTCTTATTGAAGTCTATGTTGGTTTGGCCATTGGAAGTGCTTTATGCATTCTTGTTAGAGCATTGTTACTTGTTACATTCGGCTATAAGACAGCTACTATACTCTTCAATAAAATGCACTTGGCCATTTTTCGCGCCCCGATGTCGTTTTTTGATTCTACTCCAAGTGGCCGAATCCTTAATAGAGTATGTCATAACGCTGTTCTTTCTTTTTCTAGTCAATTGTATTTAATAATTATAACTATCGATTACATTTTCgcttgttttttttatttatcGTTTTCTTACTCTCTGTTGTCTTGCAGGCTTCAACTGATCAAAGTGCAGTGGATATAGACATTCCTTATCAAGTTGGCTCATTTGCCTTCTCTTTGATCCAGCTTCTAGGAATTATAATAGTGATGTCTCAGGTTGCATGGCAAGTTTTCATCGTCTTTATACCCGTCATAGCAATTAGCATTCACTATCAGGTATTATGGGGACCATCAACCATGTTTAGACTTTGATAATAAGTTGGGACTTTTTTTTTGCAAATTTGATTCCATTTTATAATATTAAGTGGTGATGCTTAACAACTATAGAACTTGTAATATGCAGCGATTTTATTTACCATCAGCGCGTGAACTATCACGTTTATGTGGAGTATGCAAAGCTCCTATCATTCAACACTTTGCGGAAACAATTTCCGGTACTTCAACCATTAGAAGCTTTGATCAAGAGTCAAGATTTCATGCAGCAAACATGAAACTGACGGATGGCTATAGTCGGCCAAAGTTCAATATTGCTGCTGCTATGGAATGGTTATGCATCCGCCTAGATATGTTGTCTTCCATCACATTTGTCTTTTCCTTGATGTTCTTGATTTCAATTCCACCTGGAATCATAAATCCAGGTGCATACTTCAAATCTAGTATCGTATATCCGTTAAAAGTTACTCTACTTGTATAATGAGGAGTTGAGCATAATTGTTTCTATTTTTTTATTCCAACGATTTTTGAAGGCCTTGCTGGTCTAGCTGTTACCTATGGACTGAATTTAAACCAAATACAAGCTTGGGTGATATGGAATATTTGCAACTTGGAGAACAAAATTATATCTGTAGAAAGGATACTTCAATATACAAGCATTCAAAGTGAGCCTCCCCTTGTTTTAGAAGAAGAAAATAGGCCAGATCCTTCATGGCCCGCAAATGGCGAGGTTGATATACGAAACTTGCAGGTAGCAGATTTTTTTCTTCGTGTTGCCCCCTCTTAATCTTGTTTCTGGTTTTGTTTTCATTCATTTTGTGGTTAATTAATTTATGAAACTCATGCTAAGGTTCTCTTTTCCTTAACGGTTAGAAATCCGCTTGTGAACAGGAAGGTTGTGCTTTTGATACAACATACTTTGTAGCATTATTTATCTACTAGATGTTTGTCTGAGCTCGATTTCACCATTTGTAATGATTTGTTGTCCATGATGAAGGTTCGATATGCTCCACATCTTCCGCTCGTGTTGCGTGGCCTGACATGCACGTTTCGTGGAGGATTGAAAACCGGCATTGTTGGAAGAACAGGAAGTGGCAAATCAACTCTTATACAAACACTTTTCCGACTCATTGAGCCTACTGCCGGGGAAGTTATCATTGACAGCATCAACATCTCTGCAATTGGACTGCATGATCTGAGGTCTAGACTAAGCATCATTCCGCAGGATCCAACAATGTTCGAGGGAACTGTGAGAAGTAATCTGGACCCTCTCGAAGAGTACAACGATGATCAAATATGGGAGGTGAGTTGGTTTTTTTTTATTCGTGTTGCGTTGCCTGACACTTGTAATTGTTCTTCAAATACTGATTTTAGTTCTTTAAAATAGGCTTTGGATAAGTGTCAACTCGGAGATGAAGTTAGAAAGAAAGAAGGAAAGCTTGACTCGTCAGGTTTGTCCTCTAATTTTGTCGAACATAAATGCTCCGTTCAAACTTATATATAAGCAAAAAGATATATGTAAATTTAGACCAGGTGTACCTTTTTGCTTATATTTAAGTCTAGCAGGAGTATATAGTATTTTCTACTCTTGAACCTATTGCTAATATGGAAGTTGATGCTTTTATAGTTACCGAGAATGGTGAGAATTGGAGCATGGGTCAGAGGCAATTGGTTTGCCTTGGTAGGGTTCTGCTTAAGAAGAGCAAAATTTTGGTGCTTGATGAAGCCACTGCATCAGTTGATACAGCTACAGATAATTTGATTCAACAAACTCTTAGGAAGCATTTCACTGACTCTACCGTCATTACCATCGCACATCGAATAACTTCTGTTCTTGACAGTGATATGGTTCTACTTCTTGATCAAGGTTAGGAAGAAAAGCTGTTATTCTCGATATCTTTTTTTCATTGCTGTTTCGTTTTCTTATGTCGTTCATTGTTGTGTGTTTGTGTAGGACTTATTGAGGAGTATGACTCACCAACGACATTGCTAGAAGATAAGTCATCCTCTTTTGCTAAGCTTGTTGCAGAGTATACCATGAGGTCCAACTCCAATTTTGAGTAATATGTTGATCACTGATTGAAGTCTAGTCTACCGTCCGAAATAAAAGTTTCTTGATGAAGACGAAAATATTGGGGAAGAGGATAGTATCTTATCATTAGtgtttgtaatttttttttattaagCATGTTTGATAG includes these proteins:
- the LOC127117601 gene encoding ABC transporter C family member 3, translated to MLFSLSSSTSLMNLATDFDFLLKPIFLHGLSSVLHILLLVGVLVSWVWKRVVAGVGSVGNETKEKKPNSSLFKVTKFCSVGFSSFNFVLFLVNYFYWYTSGWSEEKLITLIDLALKTVAWCVVCVCFHKGFLFFFSSSQRKSRFPVFFRAWCVFYLFVSCYCFVVDIVVLYENRVELTVPCIVSDVVSVCVGLFFYYIGFCVKNESGEEGDRTLQEPLLNSDPHIGNGNGDVLELKETKGGDTLTPYSNAGILSLLTFTWVGPLIAFGNKKILDLEDIPQLDSGDSVVGAFPTFCEKLEADCGEVNRVTSLKLVKSLIISGWKEILFTAFLALLNTLASYVGPYLIDSLVQYLDGKRLYENQGYVLVSAFFLAKVVECFTQRHWFFRLQQLGLRIRGLLVTMIYKKTLTLSCQSRQCHTSGEIINFMTVDAERVGIFSWYMHDMWLVVLQVTLALLILYKNLGLASVAAFVTTIIVMLANVPLGSLQEKFQKKLMESKDTRMKTTSEILRNMRILKLQGWEMKFLSKITELRDTEQGWLKKFLYTSAITTFVFWGAPTLVSVVTFGTCMLIGVPLESGKILSALATIRILQEPIYNLPDLISMIAQTKVSVDRIASFLRLEDLQSDVVERLPRGSSDTAIEVDDGNFSWDLSLPNPTLQNLNLKVFHGMKVAVCGTVGSGKSTLLSCLLGEVPKISGTIKVCGTKAYVAQSPWIQSGKIEDNILFGEQMVRERYEKVLEACSLKKDLEILSFGDQTVIGERGINLSGGQKQRIQIARALYQDADIYLFDDPFSAVDAHTGSHLFKECLLGVLSSKTVVYVTHQVEFLPTADLILVMKDGKITQSGKYADLLHIGTDFMELVGAHREALSTLESLGEGKTSNEISKLEPEVNISGTGTHEEVNKNEQNGKADDDTGEPKGQLVQDEERVKGKVGLSVYWKYITTAYGGALAPFIILAQILFQTLQIGSNYWMAWATPISADVEPPVKGTTLIEVYVGLAIGSALCILVRALLLVTFGYKTATILFNKMHLAIFRAPMSFFDSTPSGRILNRASTDQSAVDIDIPYQVGSFAFSLIQLLGIIIVMSQVAWQVFIVFIPVIAISIHYQRFYLPSARELSRLCGVCKAPIIQHFAETISGTSTIRSFDQESRFHAANMKLTDGYSRPKFNIAAAMEWLCIRLDMLSSITFVFSLMFLISIPPGIINPGLAGLAVTYGLNLNQIQAWVIWNICNLENKIISVERILQYTSIQSEPPLVLEEENRPDPSWPANGEVDIRNLQVRYAPHLPLVLRGLTCTFRGGLKTGIVGRTGSGKSTLIQTLFRLIEPTAGEVIIDSINISAIGLHDLRSRLSIIPQDPTMFEGTVRSNLDPLEEYNDDQIWEALDKCQLGDEVRKKEGKLDSSVTENGENWSMGQRQLVCLGRVLLKKSKILVLDEATASVDTATDNLIQQTLRKHFTDSTVITIAHRITSVLDSDMVLLLDQGLIEEYDSPTTLLEDKSSSFAKLVAEYTMRSNSNFE